The Pelobates fuscus isolate aPelFus1 chromosome 2, aPelFus1.pri, whole genome shotgun sequence genome has a segment encoding these proteins:
- the HLX gene encoding H2.0-like homeobox protein isoform X1 produces MYTTGLAPFYAASHFNIWSAYCTGGGGAGFPPLDPGKKPSFCIADILHVGDSDSPPGSSGLTAAHMGVLHQAQYQPAGSPLRPTPVTPDSSTGFHHRLSPMSPYQPHRSAGLCSNSSLSSVRMHGVSQPAPSSKDLKFGIDRILSTEFDPKVKEGNTLRDLTSLISTGRQPGACVQHIQSAAGPFFTSLEHINETSSILGQINSNQRSSVQQQFQDTFPGPYAVLTKDTMPQTYKRKRSWSRAVFSNLQRKGLEKRFEVQKYVTKPDRKQLAAMLGLTDAQVKVWFQNRRMKWRHSKEAQAQKDKEKEEAEKTDTPCPGDVDIDRSNSPFRSEGDSESSDCESLDLMASDSERTDVTTEPQQTSVIKPFPVTELSTPQPGPCSDPPAPQSPPLH; encoded by the exons ATGTATACCACCGGCCTGGCCCCTTTCTATGCCGCTTCTCATTTTAACATATGGTCAGCTTACTGCACTGGGGGTGGGGGCGCTGGCTTCCCCCCTCTGGATCCCGGGAAGAAGCCGTCTTTTTGCATTGCAGACATCCTGCATGTAGGGGACTCTGACAGCCCCCCTGGTTCTTCAGGACTGACAGCAGCCCATATGGGAGTCCTGCACCAAGCCCAGTACCAGCCAGCAGGTTCCCCTCTGAGACCTACCCCAGTGACCCCAGATTCATCCACTGGATTCCACCACAGACTGTCCCCAATGTCCCCCTACCAACCCCACCGGTCAGCCGGCCTCTGTAGCAACTCCAGCCTCAGCTCAGTTAGGATGCATGGAGTCTCCCAGCCTGCACCATCCAGCAAAGATCTCAAGTTTGGGATTGACCGGATCCTCTCCACCGAGTTTGACCCCAAAGTAAAGGAAGGCAACACATTAAGAG ATCTGACATCATTAATCAGTACAGGCCGCCAGCCAGGGGCCTGTGTTCAGCACATCCAATCTGCAGCCGGACCATTCTTCACCTCCTTAGAACACATTAACGAGACATCCTCTATTCTGGGGCAAATTAACAGTAACCAGAGGAGCTCAGTACAACAGCAATTTCAGGACACTTTTCCAG GCCCTTATGCAGTTTTGACTAAGGACACCATGCCCCAGACCTACAAAAGGAAGCGGTCCTGGTCAAGAGCtgttttctctaatttgcagagAAAAGGGCTGGAGAAACGCTTTGAGGTCCAGAAATATGTCACCAAACCGGACAGGAAGCAGCTGGCCGCTATGTTAGGACTTACCGATGCCCAG GTGAAAGTTTGGTTTCAGAATAGACGTATGAAATGGAGACACTCTAAAGAAGCTCAAGCCCAGAAGGACAAAGAAAAGGAAGAGGCAGAGAAAACAGACACCCCTTGCCCAGGAGACGTGGACATTGACAGAAGCAACAGCCCATTCAGATCAGAAGGGGACAGTGAAAGCAGTGACTGTGAGTCGCTAGACCTGATGGCTAGTGACAGCGAAAGGACAGATGTCACCACTGAACCCCAGCAAACCAGTGTCATTAAACCCTTTCCCGTGACTGAGCTCTCCACACCACAGCCTGGGCCCTGCTCAGACCCTCCTGCTCCTCAGAGCCCCCCACTACATTAA
- the HLX gene encoding H2.0-like homeobox protein isoform X2 — translation MYTTGLAPFYAASHFNIWSAYCTGGGGAGFPPLDPGKKPSFCIADILHVGDSDSPPGSSGLTAAHMGVLHQAQYQPAGSPLRPTPVTPDSSTGFHHRLSPMSPYQPHRSAGLCSNSSLSSVRMHGVSQPAPSSKDLKFGIDRILSTEFDPKVKEGNTLRGPYAVLTKDTMPQTYKRKRSWSRAVFSNLQRKGLEKRFEVQKYVTKPDRKQLAAMLGLTDAQVKVWFQNRRMKWRHSKEAQAQKDKEKEEAEKTDTPCPGDVDIDRSNSPFRSEGDSESSDCESLDLMASDSERTDVTTEPQQTSVIKPFPVTELSTPQPGPCSDPPAPQSPPLH, via the exons ATGTATACCACCGGCCTGGCCCCTTTCTATGCCGCTTCTCATTTTAACATATGGTCAGCTTACTGCACTGGGGGTGGGGGCGCTGGCTTCCCCCCTCTGGATCCCGGGAAGAAGCCGTCTTTTTGCATTGCAGACATCCTGCATGTAGGGGACTCTGACAGCCCCCCTGGTTCTTCAGGACTGACAGCAGCCCATATGGGAGTCCTGCACCAAGCCCAGTACCAGCCAGCAGGTTCCCCTCTGAGACCTACCCCAGTGACCCCAGATTCATCCACTGGATTCCACCACAGACTGTCCCCAATGTCCCCCTACCAACCCCACCGGTCAGCCGGCCTCTGTAGCAACTCCAGCCTCAGCTCAGTTAGGATGCATGGAGTCTCCCAGCCTGCACCATCCAGCAAAGATCTCAAGTTTGGGATTGACCGGATCCTCTCCACCGAGTTTGACCCCAAAGTAAAGGAAGGCAACACATTAAGAG GCCCTTATGCAGTTTTGACTAAGGACACCATGCCCCAGACCTACAAAAGGAAGCGGTCCTGGTCAAGAGCtgttttctctaatttgcagagAAAAGGGCTGGAGAAACGCTTTGAGGTCCAGAAATATGTCACCAAACCGGACAGGAAGCAGCTGGCCGCTATGTTAGGACTTACCGATGCCCAG GTGAAAGTTTGGTTTCAGAATAGACGTATGAAATGGAGACACTCTAAAGAAGCTCAAGCCCAGAAGGACAAAGAAAAGGAAGAGGCAGAGAAAACAGACACCCCTTGCCCAGGAGACGTGGACATTGACAGAAGCAACAGCCCATTCAGATCAGAAGGGGACAGTGAAAGCAGTGACTGTGAGTCGCTAGACCTGATGGCTAGTGACAGCGAAAGGACAGATGTCACCACTGAACCCCAGCAAACCAGTGTCATTAAACCCTTTCCCGTGACTGAGCTCTCCACACCACAGCCTGGGCCCTGCTCAGACCCTCCTGCTCCTCAGAGCCCCCCACTACATTAA